The following coding sequences are from one Mus pahari chromosome X, PAHARI_EIJ_v1.1, whole genome shotgun sequence window:
- the Zcchc13 gene encoding zinc finger CCHC domain-containing protein 13 — MSSKSCFKCGRSGHWARDCPKGGTRGLTARGRTRGPQCSSASQSDVCYRCGETGHYAKDCDLLQDTCYNCGRRGHIAKDCTQAKREREQCCYICSQPGHLARDCDRQEEQKCYTCGEFGHIQKDCTQIKCYRCGENGHMAVNCSKTSEVSCYRCGESGHLARECPIEATA; from the coding sequence ATGAGCAGTAAAAGTTGCTTCAAGTGTGGACGCTCTGGCCACTGGGCCCGGGATTGTCCTAAGGGAGGAACCCGAGGGCTAACAGCAAGAGGTCGTACCAGAGGTCCCCAGTGCAGCTCCGCCAGCCAGTCCGATGTTTGTTATCGCTGTGGTGAAACTGGTCACTACGCCAAGGACTGTGATCTTCTCCAGGACACCTGCTACAACTGCGGGAGAAGAGGCCACATAGCTAAGGACTGTACCCAGGCTAAACGAGAGAGGGAGCAGTGTTGTTACATCTGCAGCCAACCTGGTCATCTGGCTCGCGACTGCGACCgacaggaagaacagaaatgCTACACTTGTGGTGAATTTGGGCACATCCAGAAAGACTGTACCCAAATCAAGTGCTACAGATGTGGTGAGAATGGCCACATGGCGGTGAACTGCAGCAAGACGAGTGAAGTTAGCTGCTACCGCTGTGGGGAGTCTGGACATCTGGCCCGGGAATGCCCCATTGAGGCTACCGCTTAG